One part of the Vanessa cardui chromosome 2, ilVanCard2.1, whole genome shotgun sequence genome encodes these proteins:
- the LOC124537330 gene encoding surfeit locus protein 6 homolog: MTVQKKSVKNNQLKKELTTELSFLKNVFSVLSIPLQRKDDDDSQMDIEITNESKNQEEKQVTERARNIMELEKKLEKIKSQNNFNLKNKLVKKSLNSKLNKKIKKRERVKLNPNKVKAAAANMEEKETKVKANVNTAKPIFNNEGKLVFSKFDFAKLGEKERGNKSKKDPKKLLDDLKQQEDRLQKLAETDSDKAKELKEKAAWKNILQKAEGEKVKDDPTLLKKSIKKMEQKKKVSKKKWEGRIQSVEKKKEERQQKRKENISKKKKEKKSKIVKAAVKRGRVVI; encoded by the exons ATGACAGTGCAAAAGaaatctgtaaaaaataatcagttaaaaAAAGAACTCACGACTGAATTAAGttttttgaaaaatgtattttcagtTTTATCCATTCCTTTGCAAAGAAAAg acgaTGACGACAGTCAAATGGATATTGAAATAACTAATGAATCTAAGAACCAAGAAGAAAAACAGGTTACTGAAAGAGCTCGTAATATTATGGAGcttgaaaaaaaattggaaaaaattaaatctcaaaataatttcaatcttaaaaataaactagtaaAAAAGAGTTTAAACAGTAaattaaacaagaaaataaaaaagagagaAAGAGTGAAATTAAATCCGAACAAAGTAAAGGCTGCTGCTGCAAATATGGAAGAAAAAGAAACTAAAGTTAAAGCTAATGTTAATACTGCAAAACCAATCTTTAATAATGAAGGAAAATTAGTTTTTTCAAAGTTTGACTTTGCTAAGCTAGGAGAAAAAG aaagagGTAATAAATCAAAGAAGGATCCAAAAAAGCTTCTCGATGACTTGAAACAGCAAGAGGACAGGTTACAAAAATTGGCCGAAACAGATAGTGACAAAGCCAAAGAGTTAAAAGAAAAAGCTGCATGGAAAAATATCCTTCAAAAAGCTGAGGGTGAAAAAGTAAAAGATGACCCGACTTTGTTgaaaaaatctatcaaaaaaatG GAACAAAAAAAGAAAGTGAGTAAAAAGAAGTGGGAGGGTAGAATTCAGAGCGTAGAAAAGAAGAAGGAAGAAAGACAGCAGAAACGAAAAGAGAATATTTCAAAGAAGAAGAAGGAGAAAAAGTCGAAAATTGTGAAAGCTGCTGTCAAAAGAGGACGAGTTGTAATTTAG
- the LOC124542192 gene encoding 39S ribosomal protein L51, mitochondrial has protein sequence MEWLSSTILKTFWRPTVNTIRTRYHADKTRLVRRYGYEEKIWSGGLMPRSEGRRLPIPEYRPLNPWTQRRALFGQNDYIDILGSGELHPIKTLYTLPSWIKGVSGHEYHILLRKKKMFARTGAPMIRPTKWKEYEKRLSYLYRKLNRKTKTGPSPC, from the exons atggagTGGCTTAGTTCAACTATACTTAAAACGTTTTGGCGACCGACTGTTAATACtattag gACGAGATATCATGCAGACAAAACAAGACTTGTTAGGCGTTATGGCTACGAGGAAAAGATTTGGAGTGGAGGACTGATGCCGCGTTCGGAAGGCAGACGGTTGCCAATACCCGAATACAG accATTAAATCCGTGGACTCAACGTCGAGCTTTATTTGGTCAAAATGATTACATTGACATCCTGGGTTCTGGTGAATTGCATCCTATTAAGACACTGTATACACTACCTTCATGGATTAAAGGAGTTAGTGGCCATGAATATCAT ATTCTTTTGAGAAAGAAGAAAATGTTTGCCCGTACTGGTGCTCCGATGATTAGACCCACTAAATGGAAGGAATATGAAAAGAGATTGTCCTACCTATATAGAAAACTTAATAGAAAAACTAAAACTGGTCCATCTccttgttaa
- the LOC124538840 gene encoding zinc finger protein 492-like encodes MSKKDPNDRNERKLETSDYEHLISQHSIFESSKPKHQELPSFPGFSNAETQTKPSDIKGQGIQSGLGAWHYNPWWMLASTSRSVPSQDDFSENSDQTKVKQEPSGAGTPDTDPLQNDLDHFQTTPTPPPPAGLDSFCDDCSDPFCDSSVAICRKLFHCPHCRKSYPTILEFNTHLTGVHPAQKPFRCQICLEPFYKKSHLRRHLDASHTRKDVNKCSVCSKYIKDKSNLRKHMQVHTGRVPQKQFKCDLCNNKRYMSLDRLNNHKVVCTGEKVLKYCDMCTKVFDNSRSLNSHKKVHARELKCENCGEQFRSLEQFNNHKMICLGNSHDGGGSTSTNTSGSALSRCCTQPGLCEHDKPAYLNIPSYAAGRVLDATLTSLKSEMN; translated from the coding sequence ATGTCTAAAAAAGACCCAAACGATCGGAACGAAAGAAAGTTGGAAACAAGCGATTATGAACATCTTATTTCACAACATAGTATTTTCGAATCTTCAAAGCCAAAACATCAAGAACTGCCAAGTTTTCCCGGTTTTTCTAACGCAGAAACTCAAACAAAACCAAGTGATATCAAAGGTCAAGGCATTCAAAGTGGGCTAGGAGCATGGCACTACAACCCTTGGTGGATGCTAGCCAGTACATCGCGGAGTGTTCCTTCCCAAGATGATTTCTCAGAAAACAGTGACCAAACGAAAGTAAAACAAGAACCCAGCGGAGCAGGTACTCCTGATACAGATCCTTTACAGAATGACCTAGATCATTTTCAAACCACACCTACTCCTCCACCGCCCGCCGGATTGGACTCATTCTGTGACGATTGTTCAGATCCTTTCTGCGATTCCAGTGTGGCTATATGTcgtaaattatttcattgtccTCATTGCAGAAAGAGTTATCCTACAATTCTTGAATTTAACACTCACTTGACTGGAGTACATCCTGCGCAGAAACCATTCCGATGCCAAATTTGCTTGGAAcctttttacaaaaaatcacATTTGCGACGGCATTTAGATGCAAGCCATACTCGAAAAGATGTGAACAAATGTTCAGTGtgctcaaaatatataaaagataaaagtaaCTTAAGAAAACACATGCAAGTTCACACAGGCCGTGTACCTCAGAAACAATTCAAATGTGATTTATGCAACAACAAGCGTTACATGTCACTAGACAGACTTAACAATCACAAAGTTGTATGCACAGGAGAGAAAGTATTAAAATACTGCGATATGTGTACTAAAGTGTTTGACAATTCAAGGTCTTTAAATAGCCACAAAAAAGTACATGCTAGAGAATTAAAATGTGAAAATTGTGGAGAACAATTTCGTTCATTAGAACAGTTTAACAATCACAAAATGATCTGTTTAGGAAACTCACATGATGGTGGCGGCAGCACTTCAACGAACACATCAGGATCTGCATTAAGCCGTTGTTGTACACAGCCAGGCCTGTGTGAACATGACAAACCAGCTTACTTGAACATACCTAGCTATGCTGCTGGCAGAGTTCTAGATGCCActcttacatctttaaaatcaGAAATGAACTGA